From the Fusobacterium ulcerans ATCC 49185 genome, the window TTTTAACAGTGATCTATAGTACTCTTTTCTCTTTTTATTTAACCCCAATGTAAACCCAAATCTTTTTCCCTTGTTATCTGCCATTGAAAGATTTTCAAATACTGTCATTGAAGGAGCTGTTCCCATTGCTGGATTTTGATATACTTTTGATATAAAGCTTCCTCTTTTGTATCTTGGAAGACTTGTTATATCTCTTCCATCTATATCAATAGTTCCGCTATCAGGAACAATATTTCCAGTTATAGTATCTAAAAGAGTAGATTTTCCTGCTCCATTACTCCCTATTATAGAGATAAAATCTCCTTTTTCTACATGGAGGTCCAGACCTTTAAATACTCTTTTTATACTTCCTAGTTCAGTCTGGAAACTTTTTTTCACATTATTTATATTAAGCATTTACAACCCCTCCTTTTAACAAATGTTTTTTTTCTTTCAAGAAAATTATTATCACTACAAGTGCTGAAGTTATAAGTTTCAAATCACTTGCATTCATTCCTACTTTTAAAGACAGCGCTATTATAGTTCTATATATTATAGTTCCAAGTATTACCATCATTGATATTTTTATTACTTTCTTTTTTCCAAAGAGTGCATCCCCAATTATTATAGATGCCAGACCTGTGATGATTGTTCCTGTTCCCATTCCTACATCAGCAAATCCTTGATACTGTGCAAGTATTGCTCCTGAAAGAGCTACAAGACTATTTGCAAGCATAAGTCCATATATTTTCAATGTTTTTTCATTTAATCCCAATGAAATTATAAGGCTTTCATTATCCCCAAGAGCTTTAAGTGCAAAACCAAATTTTGTTTTAAGAAGAAAATCTATTCCTAATTTTACTATAAGAAGGATAACAGCTACTACAATGATAGCTGAAACATTTCCATTAAACAGATGTTTTACTGAAAATAGAGGTATATTAGATTTTCCCATTATTCTTAAATTTATGCTGTAAAGACCTGTCATAACAATAATACCAGCCAGAAGATTTGTAACTTTTAGCTTTACATGGATCATTCCTGTAATAAATCCTGCTGCTGCTCCTGCTGCCATAGCCAGAATAAGTGCCAGTACAGGATTAACTCCTTTTACTATAGAAGCTGCTGCCACTGCTGCTCCTAAGGGAAAACTCCCATCCACTGTCATATCTGGAAAGTCCAGTATCTTATATGATATATAAACTCCTAATACCATTACTGCAAAAATAAAACTTTGTTCTAATGTTCCTAATAACATCTCTATCTCCTTT encodes:
- a CDS encoding ABC transporter ATP-binding protein: MLNINNVKKSFQTELGSIKRVFKGLDLHVEKGDFISIIGSNGAGKSTLLDTITGNIVPDSGTIDIDGRDITSLPRYKRGSFISKVYQNPAMGTAPSMTVFENLSMADNKGKRFGFTLGLNKKRKEYYRSLLKELDLGIEDQMDTEVGSLSGGQRQCLALIMATLNKPQVLLLDEHTAALDPKTSKIIMEKTREIVEKNNISTLMITHNLQDAINYGNRLIMLHEGEILIDVRGDEKKNLTSEKLLRIFNKKEAGLKDSELFSA
- a CDS encoding ABC transporter permease yields the protein MLLGTLEQSFIFAVMVLGVYISYKILDFPDMTVDGSFPLGAAVAAASIVKGVNPVLALILAMAAGAAAGFITGMIHVKLKVTNLLAGIIVMTGLYSINLRIMGKSNIPLFSVKHLFNGNVSAIIVVAVILLIVKLGIDFLLKTKFGFALKALGDNESLIISLGLNEKTLKIYGLMLANSLVALSGAILAQYQGFADVGMGTGTIITGLASIIIGDALFGKKKVIKISMMVILGTIIYRTIIALSLKVGMNASDLKLITSALVVIIIFLKEKKHLLKGGVVNA